The following is a genomic window from Labeo rohita strain BAU-BD-2019 chromosome 11, IGBB_LRoh.1.0, whole genome shotgun sequence.
AAAGATTTGTGAGTTACGACAGCATGTGGGACTTTTCCCATCTTTTTCCAGTCTTACAATtgcaacagtttaaaaaaaaaaacatttgttaattaatagtgttacatacacacactcgCAGGTCCTTGGTGATACTGAGGAAGGAGTTGGCCAGAACACTGGTGGTTCTGCGATGTAGCGAATGACTGCTGGTGTAGTTGATAAAAACCTTATCCATGTAGAAGTGAAGAAGCTGCCTGAGGAAACAGCAGCTTTCTGTAGCCTAATAATGACGAAGACACATAAATCACTGATGCGGTACATTTTAATAGATCAGTTGATTCTACAAAGGTTATAAAAAGACTATTAATGTCCAAAAATGTTACCTGTAAACTGTTCATCACGTCTTTTCTAAGTAATCTGATTCCCTTGTGATCATCTCCAGAAATCTGTCAAAACACGAGATATTATCAGATTGCAGATATCAGCATTACCGTTGTAATCACTACATAACCTCAAACCACAGACACAATAAAATGAGGCCACCTTAAAACGGCATTGTTTACATATGATTTTTCAGCTCTGCTTTTGCAAGAGATATGACAAAGAGCTGAAGACATGGGCAGGAGTTTCCACAGATTGACTGAATTATTCCTTTCGCTCTTTTTTGGCTTTGTCATGCTCAAATGTCATTGGCATGTTGAACCCAAAACCGAAACATGAAAAAGCATGTCTTGCcacatgctgttcttttgatttAGGCATGCAGAGTGCAAGAAgaacttaaaataaatcaataaccTGTTGGTTTACATGTCAAACCTGTCAGGAAAGCCCATTGACATCACCAGTGACGTCATTGTTATGGTGGAAAACTGACTTGGAGCAGTTATACATGTTTAGTATGCAGCTATTTTAATAGAAGGAAATGCTGAGACTAATACATGACAAAGGCTAGACTGTAAACATACCATGTTTTGACGGATGTGCTGGAAGTGGTGCCTGAGTTCATGTGTATGAATGTTCACTTTACAACTGCCCAAGTGAAGCCGTCGACCCTCGGCTGTGTCCCATAGACCACAAAGGATGGTGCATACAAACATGCTATATATGATGAACAAGTTCTTCATTATGCTGCTAACAGTTCAGCCtgagataaaaagaaaagacagtCAAACATAAGTATGCATGTGCTACATACTGTATGTGCTATATCATTTTggtatagaataaaataaatatgctgtacattatgtattattacCTGATGAGGTCCAATGAGTCTTTTTCTTCACAGAATGATGTGCACCTCTGCATGGCGATGACAGGTGCTCTTATAGTGGGACAGGAGGGGAATTTCGACAGGTATTCCTTGATTCTATTCTACCTCCCATTACAGTAAGAGGAAGTGCATGTCTTTGCAAGATTATTGATTCATCACTATGGGAATTTGACTTCCGTTCAAACAATTAGTGACGTACATAATCGTACTTTACCTGTAGTGGCATGTTATACTGTGTAGTTGtgcaattataaatattatacactacCGTTTCAAATTTTGGGGTAagattatttcatatttttgaaaggTGTTTACTTGGAGTATTATTAGTTTCTTtaatggcaaagctaaatttccagtcttcagtgttatgtaatccttcagaaatctcaATATTTCTAACtgtcataaattataaaaacttaaacttaatatacttaatatttttgtggaaagctttttttcaggattctttgaggattagaaagtttttttgtaacaatgtaaagcctttactgtcacttttggtcaatttaaagcatccttgctaaatacatataataatttccttcaaaattaattttactgactctacttttaaacagtatattatTTTGTCTGGAATTAATAGCTATTGGGAACTGATACTGTGaagttatttgcatttattaatcttagttaatgttaatttcagcatttactaatgcttaattaaaatcacaagttgtgtttgttaacattagttaatgcactgtaaactaacaaacttttttattagcaaacattaacaaagatttataaatagtataataaaaatgacaccttatttttgtatttacattttaacaattacaaataatacACTTTTTGAAATAATGATGAGGAAGAAAGACTGCTACTACTCATCATTTGGTTATTCTTTATTTAGCCGCCTTCATTTAAAAGGCAGATTACTGTACACTTACCACAGGGACAGTCCCCAAGGGGTATTCTCGGGGATATGGGGCTAGGTCAAGTAATAACCGACAAATTCATATCACTTCCGAAATTTGAACCTAGGATGTTTAGTTTACTAGCCTTACCAACATCTCTACATCATTGAATGTGTGTATTTCATCTAATGAATGATAAAGGCTGACTGACAAGTCGGAGTTTCCTTTTCAAttgtgtcaattttttttcaccTTTCAGCACAGCTCACATAAACAGTTACTAAAATCAAATTTCCTTAAGTCACCAAAAATTGTTTTCATATTTGACGTATGGttaatttatagtcattttCTTCTAAATGGGGCAATTCATTTCTTCCTGACATTAGTGTGTAATGTGAGAGTGCTTGTTTACTGGTTATTTCATAATCAAATGAAAACCTTTTAAAAGTACATGGTCCAGCAGAACGCTATTTCTGCTATACTGTTGAGCTCCATTGACAGGAAATAAGTTCAGACCTTTCTTGCTTTGTTTCCTGGTGGTGCAggtagtttgttttgttttgttttgtccttCCTAACAATGGTTGCTCTGAATGTTTGCCAAACAAACCTGTAAAACTGCAGTACAGGTAGCTGTGTGTGGAAAGATTTCTCTTTGCCCAGAAAGGAAACAGATGACATGAAATACTTGTTTGATTAGTAGTTTAAAATCTAAAGATACTGAAACACTAAATTCATTTGCAGTCAGTGAGCAGGAAGAGAACTAAAATGCTAGTCATTTATCATTAATAGGTATTACCAGATAAAAAGTTCCTGATTGTACTGTTGCGTTATGTCAACATGTGGGAACCTGAAACATGAGTTCAGTGGTTCAGTCTGTGATACCTATTCTGAAAGTTCCCACAAGGTGTCaccataaacataaaataaaaatgtgccagATAAATTTGGGTTTGGAAAATTTTGTGTAAGAACAAAAGTggtgcatttaaagggatagtttacccaaaattcTTTCATTGATTACTTaccctaatgttgttccaaacccgtaagaccgtCGTACATCTTGagaacacatattaagatatttgcaggaa
Proteins encoded in this region:
- the il19l gene encoding interleukin 19 like → MKNLFIIYSMFVCTILCGLWDTAEGRRLHLGSCKVNIHTHELRHHFQHIRQNMISGDDHKGIRLLRKDVMNSLQATESCCFLRQLLHFYMDKVFINYTSSHSLHRRTTSVLANSFLSITKDLRVCHANAHCECGDDAKQKLTAIQTMYDKLDQSAGAVKAIGELDSLLEWMESFQHH